A DNA window from Arachis duranensis cultivar V14167 chromosome 3, aradu.V14167.gnm2.J7QH, whole genome shotgun sequence contains the following coding sequences:
- the LOC107477554 gene encoding uncharacterized protein LOC107477554 has protein sequence MTRSQPNASLAELDLEIERTLLRTQQARRRLDYTASTSALHEEHTESLDRFESDLESATSYSSVGTTDTSSHSTGQAKEWYYSQPDEVVTNWDSLRREFLDKFFPLEKTDYIRKEISGIMQRDQETLYEYWSQFKRPLETCPHHGLNTHLLISYFTGGLCAEDRRLLTASSGGSLSKNKTEAEEWILINDVANATQHVRVRSNPLKGVAEASPSEASLTKVLGDMTTIPTEMHKEQKAFYSIQAVQVSPQVPQTKGPPRICGLCFSTAHYTDQCHQIQEEYTLAVANVNYNNRPPYQNQGHNNYSHGNNSNQGWRDNAQGNHQYQRYQAPHQRQQPNQASSSSTNQVDELRAIVKKNKENSKAQFSAVNAQLANITKMISILALPSTNNTNQLSSSSNLPSQPLPNPKGALNAITLRSETTLKEILPRALKDIHEEEVVVEAPHEEDEMSTRQEEGEMSLKEPTRKATMDESIPIPFPSMIKKAKKAPEFDLNMLQVFKKVEVTIPNLDVIQ, from the exons ATGACTCGGTCCCAACCAAACGCTAGCTTAGCCGAGCTTGATTTAGAAATTGAAAGGACTTTGTTACGCACTCAGCAAGCTAGGCGTCGGTTGGACTATACGGCTAGTACTTCGGCCTTACATGAGGAGCATACTGAATCACTAGACAGGTTCGAGAGCGACTTGGAGTCCGctacttcttattcttctgtTGGCACTACTGATACATCTTCGCATTCCACAG GGCAAGCGAAAGAGTGGTATTATTCCCAACCAGATGAGGTGGTAACCAATTGGGATTCCTTGAGAAGAGAATTTTTAGACAAGTTCTTCCCGCTAGAAAAGACCGACTACATTCGGAAGGAGATCTCAGGAATAATGCAAAGAGATCAAGAGACGTTGTATGAGTATTGGAGTCAATTCAAGAGGCCATTGGAGACTTGCCCCCACCATGGGTTGAACACTCACTTGCTCATAAGCTATTTTACCGGAGGTCTTTGTGCGGAAGATAGAAGACTACTCACCGCTTCTAGTGGTGGCTCTCTTTCCAAAAACAAGACAGAGGCAGAAGAATGGATCTTGATAAATGATGTTGCCAATGCTACACAACACGTAAGGGTGAGGAGCAACCCCCTCAAGGGTGTAGCGGAAGCATCCCCTTCCGAAGCAAGTTTGACCAAAGTACTTGGGGATATGACTACCATCCCCACCGAGATGCATAAGGAGCAAAAGGCATTCTATTCCATCCAAGCCGTCCAAGTTTCACCCCAAGTTCCTCAAACTAAAGGGCCTCCTAGGATAtgtggtttgtgttttagcACCGCACATTACACTGATCAGTGCCACCAAATTCAAGAGGAGTACACCCTAGCCGTAGCCAATGTGAACTATAACAATCGCCCACCCTACCAAAACCAAGGCCACAACAACTACTCTCATGGCAATAACTCCAATCAAGGGTGGAGAGATAATGCACAAGGGAATCATCAATATCAAAG ATACCAAGCGCCACATCAAAGACAACAACCCAACCaagcctcttcttcttctaccaacCAAGTTGATGAGCTTAGAGCTATTGTGAAAAAGAATAAAGAGAATAGCAAGGCTCAATTTAGTGCCGTGAATGCTCAGTTGGCCAATATCACCAAGATGATCTCAATATTGGCTTTACCCTCTACCAACAACACCAACCAACTCTCAAGCTCTTCTAACCTTCCATCCCAACCCCTTCCAAACCCAAAAGGTGCACTCAATGCCATTACACTACGGTCGGAGACTACATTGAAGGAGATACTTCCTAGGGCCTTGAAAGACATTcatgaggaagaagtggttgttGAAGCTCCACATGAAGAGGATGAGATGAGCACAAGACAAGAGGAAGGAGAAATGAGCCTCAAAGAGCCCACGAGGAAAGCTACAATGGATGAATCCATTCCTATTCCATTCCCTTCCATGATAAAGAAAGCCAAGAAAGCTCCGGAGTTTGATTTGAACATGCTTCAAGTAttcaagaaagttgaggtaaccatTCCAAATCTTGATGTCATTCAATAA
- the LOC107477544 gene encoding subtilisin-like protease SBT3.14, with product MKTNIHSYSVNPCPRTRPCYIRKTIKHMIITVTPLNPNPKPKPKASQSRSFFLVFLALSLNCIAMSDSAAKTLDSEALSSAPAASIQIVYTEKPHDEEPEAYHIRTLSAVLGSEDAAKEALVYSYKSAASGFSAKLTPEQVAEISKQPGVLQVVPDRKLQLHSGPNRLQ from the exons atgaaaacaaataTACATTCCTACTCCGTCAATCCGTGTCCGCGTACACGACCTTGTTATATAAGAAAGACAATCAAACATATGATCATCACAGTCACACCCCTCAATCCCAATCCAAAACCCAAGCCAAAGGCCTCTCAATCTCGATcatttttccttgttttcttggCATTGTCCCTGAATTGCATCGCCATGTCGGATTCCGCTGCCAAAACCCTCGACTCTGAGGCTCTCTCTTCTGCTCCGGCGGCTTCGATTCAAATTGTGTACACTGAGAAGCCCCACGACGAGGAGCCTGAGGCTTACCACATCAGAACCCTATCTGCTGTCCTTGGAAG TGAGGATGCTGCGAAGGAAGCTTTGGTGTACAGTTACAAGTCCGCAGCTAGTGGGTTCTCTGCTAAGCTTACTCCAGAGCAGGTTGCTGAAATTTCAA AGCAACCCGGTGTTCTTCAGGTTGTCCCTGACAGGAAACTTCAACTCCATTCAGGACCAAATAGGCTGCAGTAG
- the LOC107477545 gene encoding uncharacterized protein LOC107477545 yields the protein MDLETENRLAAMLMREAAELRQQSEQEGVLAYLHKPNVRTRPNSRFLTATVRGVQQANRAVEVNEMWRVRQKELELDKQAKGTTKDKSSGYKSHTDRDSSGISRRYAAFDNSLNASSSCSSKREWDKCGSKDKGSSDKHYKDISNSNLSRSMSRHGSFQEPEYNPEPEGIRDEEMEEFLHTRKKRGRGGIGPRMDETGPYLPPHPDGEASPTPDAREHRLIYGPERLSSGKSNESSEEELHDKRLKKRRKSRSGNSDKEHSNSKKHRSKEKSKHKKKEKRRKHRH from the exons ATGGATTTGGAGACTGAAAACAGATTAGCTGCTATGCTTATGAGGGAAGCAGCTGAATTGCGGCAACAGTCTGAACAGGAAGGTGTTCTGGCTTATCTTCATAAGCCTAATGTAAGGACTCGGCCAAATTCACGTTTCCTCACTGCTACTGTACGTGGGGTACAACAAG CAAATCGAGCTGTGGAAGTGAATGAGATGTGGCGAGTGCGACAGAAAGAATTGGAACTTGATAAACAGGCTAAAGGCACCACGAAAGATAAAAGCAGTGGTTACAAAAGCCACACGGATCGTGACTCATCAGGAATCTCTAGAAGATATGCTGCTTTTGATAATAGCTTGAATGCCTCTTCTTCATGTTCAAGTAAAAGAGAATGGGATAAGTGTGGATCAAAAGATAAAGGAAGTTCTGACAAACACTACAAGGATATTAGTAATAGTAACCTATCAAGAAGCATGAGTAGACATGGCAGTTTTCAAGAACCAGAGTATAATCCAGAACCAGAAGGTATAAGGGATGAAGAGATGGAAGAGTTTCTTCATACGAG GAAAAAGCGAGGCAGAGGTGGCATCGGTCCCAGAATGGATGAGACTGGGCCTTACCTTCCGCCCCATCCAGATGGGGAAGCTAGTCCTACACCGGATGCAAGGGAGCACCGTCTTATTTATGGTCCTGAGAGGCTGTCATCAGGGAAGTCGAATGAATCTTCAGAAGAGGAGCTTCACGATAAAAGGCTGAAAAAGCGAAGAAAGTCTCGCTCTGGCAACTCAGACAAGGAGCACTCTAACTCTAAGAAGCACAGGTCCAAAGAAAAatcaaagcacaagaaaaaggagaaaagaagaaaacaccGTCACTAA
- the LOC107477555 gene encoding protein MAIN-LIKE 1-like: MYLEHVTTAGYASEREVHSVLADGRLIPSCKLNKRWFRLDEPLVSTIVERWRPETHTFHMPFRECTITLQDVAYQLGVLIDGRYVSGCLTDFQTYIQGGPLAWVWFQELLGVLPAVNQIQKFAVNCNWFQETFGELLEGADEPTVRRYARAYIMMLLGTQLFADKSSNRIQIRWLPYVARLKDMGGYSWGSAAHSWLYRCMCCMANRHVVKLARPL; the protein is encoded by the coding sequence ATGTATCTCGAGCATGTGACGACAGCAGGGTATGCGTCTGAACGAGAAGTACATtccgtacttgcagatggccGGCTTATACCATCTTGTAAGCTGAACAAGAGATGGTTCAGACTGGATGAGCCCCTGGTCAGTACAATCGTTGAGCGCTGGCGTCCGGAGACGCACACATTTCATATGCCGTTCAGAGAGTGCACCATTACACTGCAGGACGTGGCATACCAGTTAGGCGTGTTGATCGATGGACGTTATGTTAGTGGTTGCCTGACAGATTTTCAAACGTACATCCAGGGTGGTCCGCTAGCTTGGGTGTGGTTTCAGGAGTTGCTGGGTGTGTTACCTGCTGTTAACCAAATCCAGAAGTTTGCAGTGAACTGCAACTGGTTCCAGGAGACCTTTGGAGAGCTCCTTGAGGGAGCCGATGAGCCCACAGTTAGGAGGTATGCCCGGGCCTATATAATGATGCTGTTAGGGACTCAGCTATTTGCTGATAAGTCTAGCAACCGCATTCAAATTAGGTGGCTCCCATACGTAGCTAGGCTTAAGGACATGGGTGGCTATAGCTGGGGATCAGCTGCTCACTCGTGGTTATACCGGTGCATGTGCTGCATGGCGAATAGACATGTGGTGAAGTTAGCCAGACCGTTATAG